The Armatimonadota bacterium genome has a segment encoding these proteins:
- a CDS encoding electron transfer flavoprotein subunit alpha: protein MSIRVIEDKCNGCGLCVKSCPVAAIEVSNKMAIIDIELCNYCSSCVTACRFKAIAIEIDKQPKEDLSQYKDVWVYGEQFKGHIAPVVHELIGAGRQLADDRGSDLCVVVLGNNLEKAAAELAEYPVDKVFLYEAPELADYDGERYSRVLSDLVRQMKPEIMLAGATTQGRSFMSQVAIRLYTGLTADCTGLAIGKDDGLLYQTRPAFGGNVMATILCPYTRPQMATVRHKVFPTSPKRENGARAEVVKLNAKPQLFSSRSEILDFIEEIECAVNIVEADIIVSGGRGIQDPSNFALLNELANELGAAVGASRAAVDAGWIPYCHQVGQTGKTVCPKLYIACGISGAVQHLAGMSSSDTIIAINKDPNAPIFQVASFGFVGDCLEIVPMLTKRIRAMRGQAVNA from the coding sequence ATGTCAATCCGAGTCATTGAAGATAAGTGCAACGGCTGCGGCCTGTGCGTGAAATCGTGCCCGGTGGCGGCGATCGAAGTAAGCAACAAGATGGCGATCATTGACATCGAGCTGTGCAACTACTGCAGTTCGTGCGTCACGGCATGCCGGTTCAAGGCGATCGCCATTGAGATAGACAAGCAGCCGAAGGAAGACCTCAGCCAGTACAAGGACGTCTGGGTCTACGGCGAGCAGTTCAAGGGCCACATCGCGCCGGTAGTTCATGAGTTGATCGGCGCGGGCCGCCAGCTCGCGGACGATCGCGGCTCCGACCTCTGCGTCGTGGTGCTGGGGAACAATCTCGAGAAGGCCGCGGCAGAACTCGCCGAGTACCCGGTAGACAAGGTCTTCCTCTACGAAGCCCCCGAGCTTGCCGACTACGACGGCGAGCGGTACTCCCGCGTGCTCTCGGACCTCGTGCGCCAGATGAAGCCGGAGATCATGCTCGCCGGCGCGACGACTCAGGGCCGCTCGTTCATGTCGCAGGTGGCGATCCGGCTCTACACCGGCCTGACCGCCGACTGCACCGGTCTGGCGATCGGCAAGGATGACGGGCTGCTCTACCAGACGCGCCCTGCTTTCGGCGGGAACGTCATGGCGACGATCCTGTGCCCGTATACTCGCCCGCAGATGGCGACCGTCCGGCACAAGGTCTTCCCGACGAGCCCCAAGCGCGAGAACGGAGCGCGCGCCGAGGTCGTCAAGCTGAATGCCAAGCCTCAGCTCTTCAGTTCGAGAAGCGAGATACTCGACTTCATCGAGGAGATCGAGTGCGCGGTGAACATCGTCGAGGCGGACATCATCGTCTCGGGCGGCCGGGGGATCCAGGACCCGTCGAACTTCGCGCTGCTCAACGAACTGGCGAACGAACTCGGGGCGGCGGTCGGCGCGAGCCGCGCGGCGGTGGACGCGGGATGGATTCCGTACTGCCACCAGGTCGGCCAGACCGGCAAGACGGTATGCCCGAAGCTCTATATCGCCTGCGGAATCAGCGGGGCGGTCCAGCATCTGGCGGGGATGTCGTCGTCGGACACGATCATTGCGATCAACAAGGACCCGAACGCGCCGATCTTCCAGGTGGCGAGCTTCGGATTCGTGGGCGACTGCCTCGAGATCGTGCCAATGCTCACGAAGCGCATCCGCGCGATGAGGGGGCAGGCGGTCAACGCTTAA
- a CDS encoding electron transfer flavoprotein subunit beta/FixA family protein, which yields MFKICVCIKQVPATTEVKIDPETNTLVREGVESQVNPFDLYALEEAVRVKERFQEKGDEATVTVISMGPPQAEAALREAIGLGADEAILLSDRAFAGADTWATSYALAMALNKLEPNLVLCGMQAIDGDTGQVGPGIAVHMDYAQATYVSKIEELDAKKITVKRLVEQGYEVCSVKMPVVLTVVKEINEPRTPSLRGKMNAKKAEIPVWTAADIEAPAEKLGLQGSPTQVVKVFSPPHREGGEKWEGEPAELAEKLAGLLKELEIV from the coding sequence ATGTTCAAGATTTGCGTGTGCATCAAACAGGTCCCGGCGACGACTGAAGTAAAGATCGACCCGGAGACCAATACCCTCGTCCGCGAGGGAGTAGAATCGCAGGTCAATCCCTTCGACCTCTATGCCCTCGAGGAGGCCGTCCGCGTCAAGGAACGCTTCCAGGAGAAGGGCGATGAGGCCACGGTGACCGTCATCAGCATGGGCCCACCCCAGGCCGAGGCCGCGCTCCGCGAGGCGATCGGCCTCGGCGCGGATGAAGCGATCCTGCTCTCCGACCGGGCATTCGCCGGCGCGGACACCTGGGCGACGTCATACGCTCTGGCCATGGCGCTTAACAAGCTCGAGCCGAACCTCGTCCTCTGCGGGATGCAGGCGATTGACGGCGACACTGGCCAGGTCGGCCCGGGGATCGCGGTCCACATGGACTACGCGCAGGCGACGTACGTCTCGAAGATCGAGGAACTCGACGCGAAAAAGATCACGGTCAAGCGGCTCGTCGAGCAGGGCTACGAGGTCTGCTCCGTCAAGATGCCCGTCGTGCTGACCGTCGTCAAGGAGATCAACGAGCCGAGAACACCCTCCCTGCGGGGCAAGATGAACGCGAAGAAGGCGGAGATTCCCGTGTGGACGGCGGCCGACATCGAGGCCCCGGCGGAGAAGCTCGGGCTGCAGGGATCGCCGACTCAGGTCGTGAAGGTGTTCAGCCCGCCGCACCGCGAGGGCGGAGAGAAGTGGGAAGGCGAGCCGGCCGAGTTGGCCGAGAAGCTCGCGGGGCTGTTGAAGGAGTTGGAGATAGTCTAG